One segment of Chthoniobacterales bacterium DNA contains the following:
- the mazG gene encoding nucleoside triphosphate pyrophosphohydrolase, producing MRAAPVATLDPVLRLKEIVARLRAPDGCPWDREQTHASLRGALLEETYELVDAIDLADDSNLREELGDLLLHVVMHAQMASERGAFEFDAVATEICEKLIRRHPHVFGEDSAADSDEVLRKWEQIKRAEKAERTSILDGLPRALPALLRAQNAQKKAARVGFDWTEAGEVIAKIEEELAELKAAMATANSAAITEETGDLLFSVVNLARKLGQDSEMTLSAATDKFVERFKSVERQAAAAGRRVEDCSAEELNRYWDAEKAGTA from the coding sequence ATGAGAGCGGCTCCCGTTGCCACGCTCGACCCGGTGCTTCGTCTCAAGGAAATCGTCGCCCGCCTCCGCGCGCCGGATGGCTGCCCCTGGGACCGCGAGCAGACGCATGCCAGCCTGCGCGGCGCACTGCTCGAGGAAACCTACGAACTCGTTGACGCGATCGACCTCGCCGACGACTCGAATCTGCGCGAGGAACTTGGCGACCTGCTCCTGCACGTCGTCATGCATGCGCAGATGGCCAGCGAGCGCGGCGCCTTCGAGTTCGACGCGGTCGCGACGGAAATCTGCGAAAAACTGATCCGCCGCCATCCGCACGTCTTCGGCGAGGATTCTGCCGCCGACTCCGACGAGGTCCTTCGCAAATGGGAGCAGATCAAGCGCGCGGAGAAAGCCGAGCGCACCTCGATTCTCGACGGCCTGCCCCGGGCCCTGCCAGCGCTCCTGCGCGCGCAGAACGCCCAGAAAAAGGCCGCGCGCGTCGGCTTCGACTGGACCGAGGCCGGCGAGGTGATTGCGAAGATCGAGGAGGAGCTCGCGGAGCTCAAGGCGGCCATGGCCACGGCGAACTCGGCCGCGATCACCGAGGAAACCGGCGATCTGCTTTTCTCGGTCGTGAATCTCGCACGCAAGCTCGGGCAGGATTCCGAAATGACGCTCTCGGCCGCCACCGACAAGTTCGTCGAGCGATTCAAATCTGTCGAACGCCAGGCCGCCGCGGCGGGCCGCCGCGTCGAGGATTGCTCGGCCGAGGAACTGAACCGCTATTGGGACGCGGAGAAAGCGGGAACGGCGTGA
- the panB gene encoding 3-methyl-2-oxobutanoate hydroxymethyltransferase, with protein sequence MKSLSEAYRHLKSDRHSVVALTAYDYPTGRLLDESGVDLILVGDSLGMVVLGFPDTTEVSISDMLHHTRAVARGVSRATLVADLPKDAYENPELALANARLLIEAGAHAVKLEGGAAHAGTIAALVEAGIPVLAHIGMLPQQIREEGGYKIKGRTPQQAEGLVEDARAVEQAGAFAVVLELVTPPLAREISEMLAIPTIGIGSGEGCDGQIRVLHDVIGLYPWFRPKFVEAKADVAGVIQDAVRSYAKDVRGDSAP encoded by the coding sequence ATGAAATCCCTTTCCGAGGCCTATCGTCACTTGAAAAGCGACCGTCATTCCGTGGTGGCTCTGACGGCTTACGACTATCCGACCGGGCGGCTTCTCGATGAGAGCGGCGTAGATTTGATTCTGGTGGGCGACTCGCTGGGGATGGTCGTCCTTGGGTTTCCGGACACGACCGAGGTTTCCATTTCGGACATGCTTCACCACACCCGGGCGGTTGCTCGCGGCGTCTCCCGGGCCACCCTGGTGGCTGACCTTCCCAAGGATGCCTACGAGAATCCGGAACTCGCCCTTGCCAATGCTCGCCTCCTGATCGAGGCAGGCGCGCATGCGGTGAAGCTCGAGGGCGGCGCAGCCCATGCCGGCACGATTGCGGCATTGGTCGAGGCCGGCATTCCGGTTCTGGCGCATATCGGGATGCTGCCGCAGCAGATTCGCGAGGAGGGCGGCTACAAGATCAAGGGGCGCACTCCCCAGCAGGCGGAGGGGCTGGTGGAGGATGCGCGCGCCGTGGAGCAGGCCGGCGCGTTCGCCGTGGTGCTCGAGCTGGTGACTCCTCCCCTCGCCCGCGAAATTTCCGAAATGCTGGCCATTCCGACGATTGGCATTGGAAGCGGCGAAGGTTGCGACGGCCAGATTCGCGTGCTCCACGACGTCATTGGGCTTTATCCGTGGTTCCGCCCGAAGTTTGTCGAAGCGAAGGCCGACGTTGCGGGCGTGATTCAGGACGCGGTGCGTTCGTATGCGAAGGACGTGCGCGGAGATTCCGCACCGTGA
- a CDS encoding DUF2270 domain-containing protein: MDGPVTPGPATPPPPLEASRAAGGNPESRAMPVPSLKDPCYVNAMVHFYRGELGRIMVWRQRLDVTTTWAITSSTTIITVAFSFREIPHIIFFFNLAIVWIMLWIEARRYRFYDAFRGRVRMLEAHFLVPIVSQSDRLLDGEWRRLVCEDLILPSFKISAFEAVGRRLRRNYVFIFAIIMLAWALKIFMHANPPITSLHSFYTAFEAGHLPAWFNAGIFVGTIVAVTSIIIYFAHRTSGEVSEFGSDNVSLWRI; this comes from the coding sequence ATGGACGGTCCGGTGACTCCTGGCCCGGCAACGCCACCTCCGCCGCTCGAGGCATCCCGCGCCGCTGGCGGCAACCCCGAAAGCCGGGCCATGCCCGTGCCGAGCCTGAAGGACCCGTGCTACGTCAACGCGATGGTGCATTTTTACCGGGGAGAGCTCGGCCGCATCATGGTCTGGCGGCAGCGGCTCGACGTGACGACGACATGGGCGATCACGAGTTCGACGACCATCATCACCGTGGCGTTTTCCTTTCGCGAGATCCCGCACATCATCTTCTTTTTCAACCTCGCGATCGTCTGGATCATGCTCTGGATCGAGGCGCGGCGTTATCGTTTCTACGACGCCTTTCGGGGGCGCGTGCGCATGCTCGAGGCGCATTTTCTCGTGCCGATCGTTTCCCAGAGCGACCGCCTGCTCGATGGCGAATGGCGCCGGCTCGTGTGCGAAGATCTCATCCTGCCGTCCTTCAAGATCTCGGCCTTCGAGGCGGTGGGACGGCGGCTCCGACGAAATTACGTTTTCATCTTCGCGATCATCATGCTGGCATGGGCGCTCAAGATTTTCATGCACGCCAATCCGCCGATCACCTCGCTTCATTCGTTCTACACCGCGTTCGAGGCGGGTCATCTGCCGGCGTGGTTCAACGCCGGCATCTTCGTCGGCACGATCGTCGCGGTGACGAGCATCATCATTTACTTCGCGCACCGCACGTCCGGCGAAGTCTCGGAATTCGGCAGCGACAACGTCTCGCTCTGGCGGATATGA
- a CDS encoding cation diffusion facilitator family transporter: MSHEHHDHAGHSHGPGGHHHAPADFGRAFLIGIALNTGFVIFEAAMGFLSGSLALVSDAGHNLGDVLGLVLAWVAAILAKRAAKGRYTYGLKRGTILAALANAILLLVAVGALGLEAIERLREPQHVEGGVMAWVSALGILVNGGTALLFMAGSKGDLNVRGAFLHMAADAGVSLGVTIAGLVILATGWAWIDPVVSLAVLVAILVGTWGLFTESLGLALDAAPLGTDLEKIHAEIAGISGVQEVHHLHVWALSTTETALTAHVVKSDPGLDDALLATIREELEEHFAITHVTIQFEQGGAGGCGACLPGKSSPA; the protein is encoded by the coding sequence ATGAGCCACGAGCATCACGACCACGCCGGCCATTCGCATGGCCCGGGTGGCCATCATCACGCGCCTGCGGATTTCGGCCGGGCCTTTCTCATCGGGATCGCCCTGAACACGGGCTTCGTGATTTTCGAGGCAGCCATGGGTTTTCTCTCCGGCTCGCTGGCGCTTGTCTCCGATGCGGGCCACAACCTCGGCGACGTGCTCGGCCTCGTGCTCGCCTGGGTCGCCGCGATTCTCGCCAAGCGTGCCGCGAAAGGCCGCTACACCTACGGATTGAAGCGGGGAACGATCCTCGCCGCGCTCGCCAACGCCATCCTTCTCCTCGTCGCTGTTGGCGCGCTCGGCCTGGAAGCCATCGAGCGTCTCCGCGAGCCCCAGCATGTCGAAGGCGGCGTGATGGCCTGGGTCTCTGCCCTCGGCATCCTCGTCAATGGCGGCACCGCGCTTCTGTTCATGGCCGGCAGCAAGGGCGACCTCAACGTGCGCGGCGCGTTTCTGCACATGGCGGCCGATGCGGGAGTTTCGCTCGGAGTCACCATCGCCGGCCTCGTCATCCTCGCGACCGGCTGGGCCTGGATCGATCCGGTGGTGAGTCTGGCCGTCCTCGTTGCCATTCTCGTCGGCACGTGGGGGCTCTTCACGGAATCTCTCGGCCTGGCGCTCGACGCCGCGCCGCTGGGCACGGACCTCGAGAAAATTCATGCCGAGATTGCGGGAATTTCCGGCGTGCAGGAAGTGCATCACCTCCATGTCTGGGCGCTGAGCACGACGGAGACGGCGCTCACCGCGCATGTCGTGAAGAGCGATCCCGGTCTCGACGACGCACTCCTGGCGACGATCCGCGAGGAGCTCGAGGAGCACTTCGCGATCACGCATGTGACGATTCAGTTCGAGCAGGGGGGCGCGGGGGGCTGCGGCGCCTGCCTTCCCGGGAAGAGCTCGCCAGCCTAG
- a CDS encoding 4-hydroxy-3-methylbut-2-enyl diphosphate reductase → MSAATPAAKRINLRTPEVMERVQAQVESHYRSNLVDEIRAHGGLLTVGETTFRLAKQFGFCYGVERAIDLAYAARKVFPEQRIFLLGEIIHNPDVNAQIAAMGIRHLAAHPSDADIDALSSEDVVIVPAFGAEAPIVEAVKAHGCQIVDTTCGDVMSVWKRVRQNAREQVTSIIHGKSAHEETRATASRALGEGAGHYLVVLDLAETDFVCDYIRNGGDAEKKAEFVRRFADAMSPGFDPDVHLHKIGVANQTTMLRSETEEVQNRVRQAITDRDRGDAGNFRFFDTICGATQERQDALFELLHAPLDLLLVVGGYNSSNTTHLAEIGEKEVPTYFIRNADCIRSAEEILRFDLHEKREIVTAGWLKTTGPLRAGITAGASCPNNLIEDVIRRILELRGETAPI, encoded by the coding sequence ATGTCCGCCGCCACGCCCGCCGCCAAACGCATCAATCTTCGTACGCCCGAGGTGATGGAGCGCGTGCAGGCTCAGGTGGAAAGCCATTACCGCAGCAATCTCGTCGACGAGATCCGCGCGCACGGCGGCCTCCTTACGGTCGGGGAAACGACCTTCCGCCTCGCGAAGCAGTTTGGCTTTTGCTATGGCGTCGAGCGCGCCATCGACCTCGCCTACGCCGCGCGCAAGGTCTTTCCCGAGCAGCGAATTTTCCTGCTCGGCGAGATCATTCACAACCCCGACGTGAACGCCCAGATCGCCGCGATGGGCATTCGCCACCTCGCCGCGCATCCGAGCGATGCGGACATCGACGCGCTCAGTTCCGAGGACGTCGTCATCGTGCCGGCGTTCGGCGCCGAGGCGCCCATCGTCGAGGCGGTCAAGGCGCACGGCTGCCAGATCGTCGACACGACGTGCGGCGACGTCATGAGCGTATGGAAGCGCGTGCGTCAGAATGCGCGCGAGCAGGTCACGTCGATCATTCACGGAAAGTCCGCGCACGAGGAAACTCGCGCCACCGCCTCGCGCGCTCTCGGCGAAGGCGCCGGGCATTACCTCGTCGTGCTCGATCTCGCGGAGACGGACTTCGTCTGCGATTACATCCGGAATGGGGGCGACGCGGAAAAGAAGGCCGAATTCGTGCGGCGTTTTGCCGATGCCATGTCGCCAGGCTTCGATCCCGACGTCCACCTGCACAAGATCGGCGTCGCAAACCAGACGACCATGCTGCGCAGCGAAACCGAGGAAGTGCAGAATCGGGTGCGCCAGGCCATCACCGATCGCGACAGGGGCGACGCGGGTAATTTCCGCTTCTTCGACACGATCTGCGGCGCCACCCAGGAGCGTCAGGACGCCCTTTTCGAACTCCTTCACGCTCCGCTCGACCTGCTTCTCGTCGTCGGCGGCTACAACAGCTCGAACACGACGCACCTCGCCGAGATCGGCGAAAAAGAGGTGCCGACCTATTTCATTCGGAACGCGGATTGCATTCGCTCGGCCGAAGAGATCCTGCGCTTCGACCTGCACGAAAAGCGCGAGATCGTCACCGCCGGCTGGTTGAAAACCACCGGTCCGTTGAGGGCAGGTATCACCGCCGGCGCATCCTGCCCGAACAACCTCATCGAGGACGTCATTCGGCGCATCCTCGAGCTTCGCGGCGAAACGGCGCCGATTTAG
- a CDS encoding serine hydrolase domain-containing protein, with protein sequence MESKLLLFQWLPATVLITVGATALLMAILAAGWALRRKPVSRVCRLVLFGALAGVAACVAGLLFIGFTVNVRETPVPEWSDGSSSLATFLREPCADFVRTGKAVGLVAAIVDGDETCLMGIGRTSLIAGRPVNGDTLFEIGSITKTFTGLLLAIEIQRGRLGLECPIGTLLPSTILPPEAVSNITLRQLVTHSSGLPRLPGNAAAMWRGALAMLLYGGDPYAGLTEEDYLRALQGAALEFEPGSRSSYSNFGAALLGWMIARQVGRDYEEMALAEICGPLRMKNTAINLTAQQEENLAAGYRAVEKLGAIVVGLRSNFWTSPGNFEGAGGLRSSGSDMLAYLRAQMRPKNSPLAASLRQSHEPLFPMGRDRAIAMGWIVSTFKGAGGPIFWHNGGTGGFRSFIGFDESGQHGILVLSNSAESVDAIALKILRNLIAKSPRIP encoded by the coding sequence ATGGAGTCGAAACTGCTGCTGTTTCAATGGCTGCCGGCAACGGTTCTGATCACCGTCGGAGCAACCGCCCTGCTCATGGCGATCCTGGCGGCCGGTTGGGCTCTTCGCCGCAAACCGGTATCCCGGGTCTGTCGTCTGGTTCTTTTCGGAGCATTGGCTGGCGTCGCCGCGTGCGTTGCCGGGCTTCTCTTCATCGGTTTTACCGTCAATGTGCGCGAAACGCCCGTTCCCGAATGGAGCGATGGCAGTTCGTCGTTAGCGACGTTTTTGCGGGAACCGTGCGCTGATTTCGTTCGCACTGGCAAAGCCGTGGGATTGGTCGCCGCCATTGTCGACGGGGACGAAACCTGCCTGATGGGAATTGGTCGGACTTCGCTCATTGCCGGCCGTCCGGTCAATGGCGATACCCTGTTTGAAATTGGATCGATCACCAAGACGTTCACCGGCTTGCTTCTGGCGATCGAAATTCAACGAGGCCGCCTCGGTCTCGAATGTCCGATCGGCACTCTTCTTCCTTCGACAATTTTGCCTCCCGAGGCGGTGAGCAACATCACCTTGCGGCAACTCGTCACCCATTCGTCCGGCCTGCCGCGCCTTCCTGGCAACGCCGCCGCGATGTGGCGCGGAGCTCTCGCCATGCTGCTCTACGGCGGGGATCCCTATGCCGGGCTGACCGAGGAGGATTACCTCCGTGCCCTGCAGGGCGCGGCGCTTGAATTCGAGCCCGGCTCGCGTTCGAGCTATTCGAATTTTGGCGCGGCTCTGCTGGGCTGGATGATTGCGAGGCAGGTCGGGCGGGATTACGAAGAAATGGCGCTGGCGGAAATTTGCGGCCCGTTACGCATGAAGAACACCGCGATCAATCTCACCGCTCAACAGGAGGAAAATCTGGCCGCGGGCTATCGCGCCGTGGAGAAATTGGGGGCGATAGTCGTGGGCCTGCGCTCGAATTTCTGGACCAGCCCTGGAAACTTTGAAGGCGCGGGCGGCCTGCGCTCGAGCGGCTCCGACATGCTCGCATATCTTCGCGCCCAAATGCGGCCGAAGAACTCCCCGTTGGCGGCCAGCCTGCGCCAGTCCCACGAACCCCTGTTCCCGATGGGGCGCGATCGGGCCATCGCCATGGGGTGGATCGTCTCGACTTTCAAGGGAGCGGGAGGCCCGATTTTCTGGCACAACGGAGGGACCGGCGGGTTCCGCAGCTTCATCGGATTCGACGAATCCGGCCAACACGGGATCTTGGTCCTTTCGAATTCCGCGGAATCCGTCGACGCCATCGCTCTGAAAATTCTTCGAAACCTGATCGCAAAGTCGCCCCGAATTCCCTGA
- the folK gene encoding 2-amino-4-hydroxy-6-hydroxymethyldihydropteridine diphosphokinase — translation MRAGIALGSNLGDRVAHLQAAVAAIRTFAEPPVLVSRIYETPPVDCPADSPMFLNAAIEIGFSGEPRDLLQRLQAIEQFHDRPANHGRNTPRTVDLDILYADDLELHEPDLELPHPRLMDRLFVLMPLGDIVPNRHFAKEGPSVAQQRDRLRTFAEDEILIREESLLK, via the coding sequence ATGCGCGCAGGCATCGCACTCGGGTCCAATCTCGGGGATCGCGTCGCCCATCTGCAAGCCGCCGTCGCCGCGATCCGGACGTTTGCAGAACCTCCGGTGCTGGTGTCCCGAATTTATGAAACGCCTCCCGTCGACTGTCCGGCGGATTCTCCCATGTTCCTGAATGCCGCGATCGAGATCGGATTTTCCGGCGAACCGCGGGATCTGCTGCAGCGCCTTCAGGCCATCGAGCAATTTCACGATCGTCCGGCGAACCACGGACGAAATACGCCGCGAACCGTGGATCTGGACATCCTCTACGCCGATGATTTGGAACTTCACGAGCCGGATCTGGAGCTTCCTCACCCGCGACTGATGGACCGACTGTTCGTGCTAATGCCTCTCGGCGATATCGTTCCCAACCGCCATTTCGCTAAGGAAGGCCCATCCGTTGCTCAACAACGGGACAGGCTCAGAACTTTCGCGGAGGATGAAATTCTGATTCGCGAAGAATCTCTTTTAAAGTGA
- a CDS encoding acetyl-CoA carboxylase carboxyltransferase subunit alpha, whose amino-acid sequence MRVTPLDFEKPVVELEHKLEDIKKHLQGQDIDMAPQVREIAERIEATRREIYENLNAWQRVQIARHIQRPFFLDYIDLAFTDFVELHGDRVFGDDASMPAGLATIGGIRCVVIGQQKGRDVKENLLRNFGSPHPEGYRKALRLMRLAEKFNLPIVTLIDTPGAYPGVGAEERHIAEAIAVNLREMMLLRVPIVSVVIGEGGSGGALGIGVSDRVLMQENAYYSVISPEGCAAILWKHRKHAPEAAEALKLNAGVLMELGVIDGVIAEPLGGAHHDPQGSADLLKASIVAALEETSKLSTDKLLDQRYEKFRRMGVFAEEA is encoded by the coding sequence ATGAGGGTCACCCCGCTGGATTTTGAAAAGCCTGTCGTCGAGCTCGAACACAAGCTCGAAGACATCAAGAAACACCTGCAAGGCCAGGATATCGACATGGCCCCGCAGGTTCGCGAGATCGCGGAACGCATCGAAGCCACGCGCCGCGAGATTTACGAAAACCTCAACGCATGGCAGCGTGTGCAGATCGCCCGCCACATTCAGCGCCCTTTCTTCCTCGATTACATCGACCTCGCATTTACGGATTTCGTCGAACTCCACGGCGACCGCGTCTTCGGTGACGACGCCTCCATGCCGGCTGGCCTGGCCACCATCGGGGGCATCAGGTGCGTGGTCATCGGTCAGCAAAAAGGCCGCGACGTGAAGGAAAACCTTCTCCGCAACTTTGGCAGCCCGCATCCCGAGGGCTACCGCAAGGCGCTGCGCCTCATGCGCCTCGCCGAGAAATTCAACCTGCCCATCGTCACCCTCATCGACACCCCCGGGGCCTATCCCGGCGTCGGTGCCGAGGAGCGCCACATCGCCGAGGCGATCGCCGTGAACCTGCGGGAAATGATGCTTCTCCGCGTGCCGATCGTCAGCGTCGTGATCGGCGAGGGCGGGTCCGGCGGAGCGCTGGGCATCGGGGTCTCCGATCGTGTGCTCATGCAGGAGAACGCCTATTACTCGGTGATCAGCCCCGAGGGTTGCGCCGCGATTCTCTGGAAGCACCGCAAACACGCCCCCGAGGCAGCCGAGGCCCTCAAGCTCAATGCCGGCGTCCTGATGGAGCTCGGCGTGATCGACGGCGTGATCGCCGAGCCGCTCGGCGGCGCCCACCACGATCCGCAGGGCTCTGCCGATCTACTCAAGGCCTCGATCGTTGCCGCCCTCGAGGAAACCAGCAAACTTTCCACCGACAAATTGCTCGATCAGCGTTACGAGAAGTTCCGCCGGATGGGCGTCTTCGCCGAAGAGGCCTAA
- a CDS encoding LysM peptidoglycan-binding domain-containing protein — translation MKLIKFLIVLVFAAAIFGTAGFFAYQLYYKPEKADREEARAVAEAPPPTPPPDYSLPALKKALALLKAGKTVEAREALRNFIAQYPESTGIGDAKDALGEISMSFIYTSAPGPEKVDYVVVAGDSLVRVASKTKSNAELILRSNNLSSIDLSIGQQLRIPELDTALVLDRKAKTLSLLNGGQLLKEYPLLSMELPAAARGKDPVSTAVKDKVAVNGSERVAFGSRGYVGSDRWIMLDMANAVIRGRPETASNGQPAPMPPGMVVSQEDIEEIFPLVTRKTPVTIQ, via the coding sequence ATGAAGTTGATCAAGTTCCTCATCGTGCTCGTCTTTGCGGCCGCGATCTTCGGAACGGCGGGATTTTTCGCCTACCAGCTCTATTACAAGCCCGAAAAGGCCGACCGCGAAGAGGCCAGGGCTGTTGCCGAGGCTCCACCGCCCACGCCGCCACCGGATTACAGCCTGCCCGCGCTGAAAAAGGCGCTCGCGCTGTTGAAGGCCGGCAAGACCGTGGAAGCCCGCGAGGCCCTTCGCAACTTCATCGCCCAATATCCGGAGTCCACCGGGATCGGTGACGCGAAGGACGCCCTTGGCGAGATCAGCATGTCGTTCATCTACACGAGCGCTCCCGGGCCCGAAAAAGTCGATTACGTCGTCGTCGCCGGTGATTCGCTGGTGCGGGTGGCGTCGAAGACGAAATCCAACGCCGAGCTCATTCTCCGCTCGAACAATCTTTCCAGCATCGATCTCTCGATCGGTCAGCAGCTTCGCATTCCCGAGCTCGATACCGCCCTTGTGCTCGATCGCAAGGCGAAGACCCTCTCGCTCCTGAACGGCGGCCAGCTCCTCAAGGAATACCCGCTGCTTTCGATGGAGCTGCCTGCCGCCGCCCGCGGCAAGGACCCCGTCAGCACCGCGGTCAAGGACAAGGTCGCCGTCAACGGCTCCGAGCGGGTCGCCTTCGGCAGCCGCGGCTACGTCGGCAGTGACCGCTGGATCATGCTGGATATGGCCAACGCCGTCATTCGAGGCCGCCCCGAGACGGCCTCGAACGGCCAGCCCGCGCCCATGCCCCCCGGAATGGTCGTCTCCCAGGAGGATATCGAGGAAATTTTCCCATTGGTGACGAGGAAGACTCCCGTCACGATTCAATAA